The Methanofervidicoccus sp. A16 genome has a segment encoding these proteins:
- a CDS encoding metal-dependent transcriptional regulator yields the protein MSESIEDFLEKVYIFTKDKNRPVKTTELAKLLDIKPPAITNMAKKLHKLGYVEYEPYIGIRLTEKGMEKAKNVIDKHKTIETFLVECLGLEREIAYKEACRLEHAMSDEVFERFKEFVENCIKDKKS from the coding sequence ATGTCTGAGAGTATAGAAGATTTCTTAGAGAAGGTCTATATATTCACCAAGGATAAAAATAGGCCTGTAAAAACTACCGAGTTAGCCAAACTGTTGGATATTAAACCTCCTGCTATTACAAATATGGCTAAAAAACTTCATAAATTGGGATATGTAGAGTATGAGCCCTATATAGGCATAAGACTAACGGAAAAAGGTATGGAAAAAGCAAAAAATGTTATAGATAAACATAAGACGATAGAGACATTTTTAGTTGAATGTTTAGGATTGGAGAGAGAAATTGCCTATAAGGAAGCCTGTCGATTGGAACATGCCATGTCTGATGAAGTATTTGAGAGGTTTAAGGAATTTGTAGAGAACTGTATAAAGGATAAAAAGAGTTAA